In a single window of the Burkholderia contaminans genome:
- a CDS encoding phospholipase D-like domain-containing protein: MKTSIRTSVTHGSNITLIEDLLECPGNRLIISAGYLTWFEDLPFNRILNCGVSIELVVGAWKQDTPALTEKRLLELKRNVKAFAGRVKQEADEYGIQKPDVTTYLVPSWHAKVALMVDRDLNRVSGAVIGSSNISSRALGLTNSESNIEVDVLINDTDGPDAQVELNLLLLNLEPIFTKKFYVKF, encoded by the coding sequence ATGAAAACAAGTATCAGGACATCCGTGACGCATGGTTCGAATATAACCTTGATCGAGGATTTGCTAGAATGCCCGGGCAACAGACTAATTATTTCGGCGGGGTATTTAACTTGGTTTGAGGACCTTCCTTTTAATCGGATTTTAAACTGTGGCGTAAGTATCGAACTTGTTGTTGGCGCTTGGAAGCAAGACACACCCGCCTTGACCGAAAAACGTCTATTGGAGCTAAAACGCAATGTTAAAGCTTTCGCGGGGCGCGTGAAGCAAGAGGCCGACGAGTATGGTATTCAGAAGCCGGACGTGACAACCTACCTTGTCCCTAGTTGGCACGCCAAGGTGGCTCTGATGGTAGATAGGGATCTAAATAGAGTTTCCGGGGCGGTTATCGGGAGCAGCAACATCAGCTCGAGGGCGCTCGGGCTGACAAATTCGGAAAGTAATATTGAGGTTGACGTTTTAATCAATGACACTGATGGGCCAGATGCTCAGGTTGAATTAAATCTCCTCCTTCTGAATCTGGAGCCTATATTTACCAAGAAATTTTACGTAAAATTCTAG
- a CDS encoding HNH endonuclease: protein MASKKYRDKTCIYCGRERASSTGDHVVAREFCPHAARDNLPKVPSCVACNNAKSKLEHYVLAVLPMGSLLAGSATAIIDQVGPRLAKNEALRRQLAVGQQVRWVRTPAGHWHESIMLPFDTTKLSALACYIALGLAWHHWQAQLVPNAPVRASLFSTGGLHLFEQAVASQDPRARVGGSFGDGVFVYRGVRDLANLATTWWQMTFFGGVEHRARQWRGQTAHSVFVATSDEPEWVAQYAEQRAN from the coding sequence ATGGCAAGCAAGAAATATCGCGACAAGACCTGCATTTATTGTGGGCGGGAACGGGCGTCGAGCACGGGCGATCACGTCGTCGCACGCGAATTCTGTCCGCATGCCGCGCGCGATAACCTGCCCAAGGTACCGTCGTGCGTTGCTTGCAACAACGCCAAATCGAAGCTCGAGCACTACGTATTGGCGGTGTTACCGATGGGGAGCTTGCTCGCTGGGTCGGCCACGGCCATCATCGATCAAGTCGGTCCGCGACTTGCCAAAAATGAAGCGTTACGGCGCCAGCTCGCGGTTGGCCAGCAGGTGCGCTGGGTCCGAACCCCCGCGGGGCACTGGCACGAAAGCATAATGCTGCCGTTCGACACGACCAAGCTGAGCGCACTCGCGTGTTATATCGCCCTCGGACTCGCCTGGCATCACTGGCAGGCCCAGCTCGTGCCGAATGCGCCGGTCAGGGCATCACTATTTTCGACCGGTGGTCTACATCTGTTTGAACAAGCCGTCGCAAGCCAGGATCCCCGCGCACGAGTCGGTGGTAGCTTTGGTGATGGTGTATTCGTCTACCGCGGCGTGCGTGACCTTGCCAATCTGGCCACAACTTGGTGGCAGATGACATTCTTTGGCGGGGTGGAACACCGCGCTCGGCAATGGCGTGGCCAGACCGCGCACAGCGTGTTCGTCGCAACAAGTGATGAACCGGAGTGGGTTGCGCAATATGCGGAGCAACGAGCGAACTGA
- the istB gene encoding IS21-like element ISBcen13 family helper ATPase IstB, whose protein sequence is MNLQQERIDGHCQSLKLEGLMQRYVALASDAATKQWSFLDFLENALAHEREMRQVRSRQTLVRMAGFPAIKTLDDYDYSFAVGAPRKTIDELATLRFIERGENAVLLGPSGVGKTHLAIAIGYAATQAGIKTKFITAADLMLQLEAARRQERYDAVLRHNILGPRLLIVDEIGYLPLSGDQASHFFQIVAKRYERGSMILTSNLPFAQWDETFGGNTTLTAAMLDRILHHAHIIQIKGDSYRLKQQRQAGHVSSSKR, encoded by the coding sequence ATGAACCTGCAGCAGGAACGCATCGACGGACACTGCCAGAGCCTGAAGCTCGAGGGGCTCATGCAACGCTACGTCGCTCTGGCGAGCGATGCCGCGACCAAGCAATGGAGCTTCCTCGACTTTCTCGAGAACGCACTCGCTCACGAACGAGAGATGAGGCAAGTTCGTTCGCGTCAAACACTGGTGCGCATGGCCGGGTTCCCCGCCATCAAGACGCTCGATGACTACGACTACAGCTTCGCCGTCGGGGCGCCGCGCAAGACGATCGACGAGCTCGCCACCCTGCGCTTCATTGAGCGGGGTGAGAACGCCGTGTTGCTAGGTCCGTCAGGCGTGGGCAAGACCCACCTCGCGATCGCCATCGGGTATGCCGCGACACAGGCCGGCATCAAGACGAAGTTCATCACGGCGGCGGATCTGATGTTGCAGCTCGAGGCCGCGCGCCGACAGGAGCGATACGACGCGGTTCTTCGGCACAACATTCTCGGCCCGAGGTTGCTCATCGTCGATGAGATCGGCTATCTGCCGCTCTCGGGGGATCAGGCTAGCCACTTCTTCCAGATCGTCGCCAAGCGCTACGAGCGCGGCTCGATGATCCTGACCAGCAACCTTCCGTTTGCGCAGTGGGATGAAACCTTCGGCGGCAACACCACACTGACTGCAGCGATGCTCGACCGCATCCTGCACCACGCCCACATCATCCAGATCAAAGGAGACAGCTACAGACTGAAACAGCAACGCCAAGCCGGCCACGTTTCGTCATCGAAGAGGTAA
- the istA gene encoding IS21-like element ISBcen13 family transposase: MLQKEQWMQIHVLKAQGVSEREIARRLGISRNTVARYLSAEEVPRYKPREPRPTKLGAFEAYILDRMAAAAPEIIAAPALLRELRARGYEGQLRSLQAFMNAHKSVPKPDPVVRFETEPGRQMQCDFVVFRRGADPLYAFTATLGFSRWRWARFTTDERAETLVACHHALFEALGGVPREILYDNAKTIVVERDAYGDGQHRWHAGLLDLAKRYGFLPRLCQPYRAQTKGKVERFHRYLRGNFYVPLASQLKQSGLMLDAVTANVEVSKWLRDVANQRVHPVTGLAPAILLEQRERACLRDMPGYAVPRLPARAVARPRVDPTMSIQHPLSVYQQLLTEVRA; the protein is encoded by the coding sequence ATGCTCCAGAAGGAACAGTGGATGCAAATCCATGTGCTCAAAGCCCAAGGCGTATCGGAGCGCGAGATCGCGCGGCGCCTGGGCATTTCTCGCAACACGGTGGCGCGGTACCTGTCGGCCGAGGAAGTGCCGCGCTACAAGCCGCGTGAACCGCGGCCAACCAAGCTTGGGGCGTTCGAGGCGTACATCCTCGATCGCATGGCTGCCGCCGCGCCCGAGATCATCGCCGCGCCGGCGCTGCTGCGCGAGTTGCGTGCGCGCGGCTACGAGGGCCAGTTGCGAAGCCTTCAGGCTTTCATGAACGCGCATAAGTCCGTGCCGAAGCCAGATCCGGTCGTGAGGTTCGAGACCGAGCCAGGTCGGCAGATGCAGTGCGATTTCGTTGTCTTCCGTCGAGGCGCCGACCCGCTTTACGCCTTCACCGCCACGCTCGGCTTCAGTCGTTGGCGCTGGGCACGTTTCACCACCGATGAACGCGCCGAGACGCTGGTCGCCTGTCATCATGCGCTGTTCGAAGCCTTGGGCGGCGTTCCTCGCGAGATCCTTTACGACAACGCCAAGACCATCGTTGTCGAGCGCGATGCGTATGGTGACGGTCAACACCGCTGGCACGCCGGGTTGCTCGACCTGGCCAAGCGGTACGGCTTCCTGCCCAGGCTGTGCCAACCGTACCGTGCGCAGACCAAGGGCAAGGTCGAGCGATTCCACCGCTATCTGCGCGGCAATTTCTATGTGCCGCTGGCGAGCCAGCTCAAGCAATCCGGCTTGATGCTCGACGCCGTGACTGCGAACGTCGAGGTGAGCAAATGGCTGCGCGACGTGGCCAACCAGCGCGTGCATCCGGTTACAGGGCTGGCACCCGCGATTCTGTTGGAGCAACGAGAACGGGCTTGCTTGCGCGATATGCCTGGCTACGCGGTGCCCCGATTGCCGGCTCGCGCCGTCGCCCGGCCGCGCGTTGACCCCACGATGTCGATCCAGCACCCGTTGTCCGTCTACCAGCAATTGCTGACCGAGGTGCGCGCATGA
- the istA gene encoding IS21 family transposase has product MPAHRTTMRKIKDVLRLKWTCNLSHRQVSGALGVGLGTITQYLQLAASAGLDWAKIEPLSEAELEQLLVNGAVPTTAAGKRMEPDCAWIHRELRRKGVTLQLLWEEYVGANPGQKTLRYTQFCQRYKDWAQTLKRSMPQQHYAGEKLFADYAGQTVPILDRTGGIAFKAHIFVAVLGASNYTYACATRSEATPDWIGGLIDAMEFCGGVPALLVPDNPRALISNADRYEPTLGLTTQDFVNHYGTAMLPARPRKPKDKAKVEVGVQIVERWILARLRNYRFYSLAELNKAIAGLINDLNTRPFKKLDGTRREWFERLDKPALRPLPTRRYEIATFQKCRVNIDAHIEVDGHYYSAPHSLVRQEVHARVTRYGVEVLHGGKRVAAHARSRLKGKYTTVAEHMPAAYRAHMEWTPSRLLHWGTSIGVSAEAIVRHLLTNRPHPEMGYRACLGLLSLSRKYGKERLEAACQRALVIGAPTQRSVRTILQTGADKHPLPQSGATEWQSPLHENVRGPKYYH; this is encoded by the coding sequence ATGCCGGCTCACCGGACGACCATGCGCAAAATAAAAGATGTGCTTCGCCTGAAATGGACCTGTAATCTGTCTCACCGGCAAGTGAGCGGCGCGCTCGGCGTCGGGCTCGGTACCATTACCCAATATTTGCAGCTTGCCGCCTCGGCCGGCCTGGACTGGGCGAAGATCGAGCCGCTGTCCGAGGCAGAGCTGGAGCAGTTGCTCGTCAACGGCGCCGTTCCGACGACGGCCGCAGGCAAGCGCATGGAGCCTGACTGCGCCTGGATTCATCGGGAGTTGCGCCGCAAAGGCGTAACCTTGCAACTGCTGTGGGAGGAGTACGTCGGCGCGAACCCCGGCCAGAAGACCTTGCGCTACACGCAGTTCTGTCAGCGATACAAGGACTGGGCCCAGACGTTGAAGCGCTCGATGCCCCAGCAACATTACGCCGGCGAGAAGTTGTTCGCCGACTACGCCGGGCAAACGGTGCCGATTCTCGATCGCACCGGCGGCATTGCGTTCAAGGCGCACATCTTCGTCGCCGTGCTCGGCGCATCGAATTACACGTATGCGTGCGCTACGCGATCGGAAGCGACACCCGACTGGATCGGTGGCCTCATTGACGCGATGGAGTTCTGCGGCGGCGTGCCCGCTCTGCTTGTGCCCGACAACCCGAGGGCACTGATCTCGAACGCCGACCGCTACGAACCCACGCTCGGCCTGACCACGCAGGACTTCGTGAACCATTACGGTACCGCGATGCTGCCCGCGCGCCCGCGCAAGCCGAAGGATAAGGCGAAAGTTGAGGTCGGCGTACAGATCGTCGAACGATGGATTCTCGCCCGCCTCCGGAATTACCGGTTCTACAGTCTGGCCGAACTGAACAAGGCGATCGCCGGGTTGATCAATGACCTGAATACGCGGCCGTTCAAGAAGCTCGATGGCACTCGACGCGAGTGGTTCGAGCGGCTCGACAAACCGGCGCTGCGCCCGTTGCCGACGCGTCGCTACGAAATCGCCACCTTCCAGAAGTGCCGCGTCAACATTGACGCGCACATTGAGGTAGACGGTCACTACTACAGCGCACCGCACAGTCTTGTGCGTCAGGAAGTCCACGCGCGCGTGACGCGTTACGGTGTAGAAGTCCTGCACGGCGGCAAGCGCGTTGCCGCCCACGCTCGCAGTCGGCTCAAGGGGAAGTACACCACCGTGGCCGAGCATATGCCTGCGGCTTACCGCGCCCACATGGAATGGACCCCGAGCCGGCTGCTGCACTGGGGTACATCGATCGGCGTCAGCGCTGAGGCGATCGTCAGGCATTTGCTGACGAACCGTCCGCACCCGGAAATGGGATACCGGGCCTGCCTGGGTCTGCTGTCGCTGTCGCGCAAGTACGGCAAGGAGCGGCTGGAAGCGGCGTGTCAGCGCGCACTCGTGATTGGCGCGCCGACCCAGCGGTCCGTGCGCACCATCCTGCAAACCGGCGCCGACAAGCATCCACTGCCACAAAGCGGGGCCACCGAATGGCAGTCGCCCCTGCACGAGAACGTGCGAGGGCCCAAGTATTACCACTGA
- the istB gene encoding IS21-like element helper ATPase IstB, with the protein MLMQQTLSQLKALKLDGMARAFEEQAALTASTSLSFEERFGMVVDREIAWRDTRRLERLLKSAKLKNPQACVEDIEYRQSRGLDKGIVATLAGCDWIRNAQNLILTGPTGAGKTWVACAFGQQACRQGFSVLYVRVARLFEELKIAHGDGSFTRRLAQLAKMDVLLLDDWGLQDVDQGARNDLLEVLDDRVGTRSTIITSQLPLEHWHAWLQDPTLADAILDRLVHQAHKLALKGDSMRKKNAPDQKVA; encoded by the coding sequence ATGTTGATGCAGCAAACCCTCTCCCAGCTCAAGGCCCTCAAGCTGGACGGCATGGCTCGCGCGTTCGAGGAACAGGCGGCGCTGACGGCCAGCACGAGCCTGTCGTTCGAGGAACGCTTCGGCATGGTCGTGGATCGTGAGATCGCCTGGCGCGATACCCGGCGGCTCGAGCGATTGCTCAAGTCTGCGAAGCTCAAGAATCCCCAGGCCTGCGTTGAGGACATCGAGTACCGGCAGAGCCGTGGGCTCGACAAGGGTATCGTCGCTACGCTCGCCGGCTGTGACTGGATCCGCAATGCACAGAACCTCATCCTGACAGGGCCGACTGGCGCCGGAAAAACATGGGTCGCCTGCGCCTTCGGCCAGCAGGCCTGCCGACAGGGATTCTCCGTGCTGTACGTGCGCGTCGCCCGGCTGTTCGAGGAATTGAAGATCGCCCATGGCGACGGCAGCTTCACACGTCGGCTCGCGCAGCTCGCCAAGATGGACGTCCTGTTGCTCGACGACTGGGGACTGCAGGACGTCGACCAGGGCGCGCGCAACGACTTGCTCGAAGTGCTCGACGATCGCGTCGGCACGCGATCCACGATCATCACATCGCAATTGCCCCTTGAACACTGGCACGCCTGGCTGCAAGACCCGACTCTCGCCGACGCAATCCTCGACCGCCTCGTCCATCAGGCTCACAAGCTTGCATTGAAGGGCGACTCGATGCGCAAGAAGAACGCACCTGATCAAAAAGTAGCCTGA
- a CDS encoding ThiF family adenylyltransferase, giving the protein MNALLQGAIRSLEAHPAVESVTIEEAVDGGATARAIFRVNLPSRWAAAGGSPNGVRSREEVLFEFPPNFPESAPRITLREDFADTLPHTYLHKKGERVPPCITFGDKRDVMHSDGIIRLVDQMSDWLDKAALDQLAENEHGWEPSRRDVGFNFLEMDIHRLNGRPPFGGWRMFMCTATWSKNGLLSLARDPQAVSPLNDPGFMRDLPTTLKDDGVICSARVPLVFCWPQADTNGLPEVNAQYKADKVTTFAELAEQATEWRCRVALDDFVSNFNRLLGASKSRVEIILYLAFPIRRPKHVIGTQSEFEVMAYRISFVLGAKLSAADNTPVTPVAFISPVSGALLRRTSALREDVGESQLTFVGCGSLGSKLLMHVARAGSGAALLVDEKRLVAHNVARHVLLPEDVGRLQGKAERLANIVTSFGAMRPKVFGDDIRELDFSSAKFRGFFGGGRCLVVNTTGSPSVREFLAKATFEARVMESALMNHGTAAFMTVEGPGRNPSTTDLIYHAYERLRGVGALKQPTDSKESVLEIGVGCHSVTIPMSDARVSLIAAGVGQKLLEFGQDGLPDEGVTAVSTVGSDGMSITWSVDHVGPTQIARVYDDEGWAVRVLDAAHEKILNDVDQYPGVETGGLIVGNISPLTRQIVITDILPAAPDSTRSASRFVLGVQGTVDSIREYESLGGRTLWCLGTWHSHLAVSGPSPMDRDTARLLDGTLRYAAVLLIRHPEGYAALVRDGTLG; this is encoded by the coding sequence ATGAACGCTCTTCTGCAGGGAGCGATTCGTTCGCTCGAAGCGCATCCTGCGGTCGAATCGGTCACCATTGAGGAAGCAGTTGATGGTGGTGCAACCGCTCGTGCAATTTTTCGGGTGAACCTTCCATCCCGATGGGCTGCCGCTGGCGGTAGTCCGAACGGCGTGCGATCGCGCGAAGAGGTGCTCTTCGAGTTCCCTCCTAACTTCCCGGAAAGCGCGCCGCGGATTACGCTGCGGGAAGATTTTGCCGACACGCTACCGCATACCTATCTTCACAAGAAAGGGGAGCGCGTACCGCCATGCATCACTTTCGGTGACAAGCGGGATGTGATGCATTCCGACGGGATCATTCGCTTGGTCGATCAAATGTCGGATTGGCTCGACAAAGCGGCTCTGGATCAGCTTGCTGAAAACGAGCATGGCTGGGAGCCCAGTCGGCGTGACGTCGGGTTCAATTTTTTGGAAATGGATATACACAGATTAAACGGTAGACCGCCATTTGGTGGCTGGCGTATGTTCATGTGTACGGCAACATGGAGCAAGAATGGGTTGCTGTCATTGGCGCGTGACCCTCAAGCCGTGTCCCCGTTGAATGATCCAGGCTTCATGCGTGACTTGCCGACGACTCTGAAGGACGACGGAGTCATTTGCTCGGCGCGCGTCCCATTGGTGTTTTGCTGGCCGCAGGCCGACACCAATGGGCTGCCAGAGGTGAACGCGCAGTACAAGGCGGACAAAGTCACAACCTTTGCAGAGTTGGCCGAGCAGGCGACAGAATGGAGGTGTCGCGTTGCGCTCGACGACTTTGTAAGCAATTTCAATCGGCTCCTCGGCGCTTCAAAATCGCGAGTCGAAATCATCCTATATCTCGCATTTCCGATCCGGCGACCGAAGCACGTTATCGGCACGCAGAGCGAGTTTGAGGTGATGGCATACCGAATCTCTTTCGTGTTGGGAGCGAAGCTGTCGGCGGCGGACAATACGCCTGTGACGCCAGTTGCGTTTATCTCACCTGTATCTGGAGCACTGTTGCGGCGCACGTCGGCGCTACGAGAAGATGTCGGCGAATCGCAGTTGACTTTCGTTGGTTGCGGAAGCCTCGGATCGAAGCTTTTAATGCATGTTGCCCGAGCAGGTAGTGGAGCAGCATTGCTCGTTGACGAGAAGAGGCTCGTTGCGCACAACGTTGCACGCCATGTCCTTTTGCCAGAGGATGTGGGGCGGCTGCAGGGAAAGGCAGAGAGACTCGCGAATATCGTTACTAGCTTCGGGGCGATGCGACCGAAGGTGTTTGGCGACGACATCAGAGAGCTGGACTTCTCGAGCGCGAAGTTTCGCGGATTCTTTGGCGGTGGCCGCTGCTTAGTCGTGAATACAACTGGGTCGCCCTCGGTGCGCGAGTTTCTCGCCAAGGCAACTTTCGAGGCGCGAGTCATGGAAAGCGCGCTCATGAATCATGGCACAGCAGCGTTCATGACCGTGGAGGGCCCCGGGAGGAACCCTTCGACGACGGATCTCATCTATCACGCATATGAGCGATTGCGCGGCGTGGGGGCCCTCAAGCAGCCCACCGATTCGAAGGAGTCGGTTTTAGAAATAGGAGTTGGTTGTCATTCCGTCACGATTCCGATGTCAGATGCCCGTGTATCCCTGATAGCTGCGGGCGTTGGTCAGAAGCTTCTCGAGTTTGGCCAGGACGGATTGCCCGATGAAGGTGTGACTGCGGTTTCAACCGTCGGATCCGATGGCATGTCTATCACGTGGTCCGTCGACCATGTTGGTCCGACACAAATTGCGCGCGTTTACGACGACGAAGGGTGGGCGGTACGCGTTCTTGATGCGGCACACGAAAAGATACTTAACGATGTTGATCAATACCCAGGCGTCGAAACTGGCGGTCTCATCGTCGGAAATATTTCACCACTTACTCGACAGATAGTCATTACTGACATCCTCCCAGCGGCGCCGGACAGTACACGCTCGGCGTCCCGTTTCGTGTTGGGAGTCCAGGGGACGGTCGATTCGATCCGTGAATATGAGTCGCTCGGTGGTCGCACTCTTTGGTGCCTTGGTACTTGGCACAGCCATTTGGCGGTGAGCGGCCCATCTCCGATGGATAGAGATACCGCGAGGTTGCTCGATGGAACATTGCGATACGCGGCGGTTTTACTCATCCGGCATCCAGAGGGATACGCTGCTTTGGTCCGAGACGGCACGCTAGGCTAG
- a CDS encoding ComEC/Rec2 family competence protein codes for MARIHFLNVGEGDCCIIQHNNGNRATMIDICGGNKSEDTVAYDRMLKIAGAATESDGGGNFNMAAWATKPQTYLREINIERIWRFVLSHPDMDHMDGFSALMNEFPIDNFWHMGAVREKPDFKNYGRYKEEDWDRYASVRDGKEAGTRTLNVTEGQRFKFANLDNEGRSGGDGITILAPTKELVELAHKTGDFNDCSYVLLYQTADHKIIFGGDSHDETWGHILENHRELVENCDVLIAPHHGRSSGRSWKFLDVLKPKLTLFGTAKSEHLAYGAWYNRKLEYITNNQAGNVVLEVADNGDLDVYVENSNFAANRNSLLSTIKNGQGYHMVTFIKSKTTATGA; via the coding sequence ATGGCAAGGATTCATTTTTTGAATGTTGGTGAAGGCGACTGCTGCATTATCCAGCACAACAACGGAAACCGCGCGACGATGATCGACATCTGCGGCGGAAACAAGTCGGAAGACACTGTCGCCTATGATCGCATGTTAAAAATAGCCGGAGCTGCAACAGAATCAGACGGCGGAGGAAATTTCAACATGGCGGCATGGGCCACCAAGCCGCAAACCTACCTCCGAGAAATCAATATAGAAAGAATTTGGCGGTTTGTGCTCTCGCATCCTGATATGGATCACATGGACGGGTTCAGTGCTTTAATGAACGAATTCCCCATCGACAATTTCTGGCACATGGGTGCCGTGCGGGAGAAACCCGACTTCAAGAACTATGGCCGTTACAAAGAGGAGGACTGGGATCGTTACGCCAGCGTACGCGACGGTAAAGAGGCGGGAACAAGGACACTTAACGTCACGGAGGGTCAAAGGTTTAAGTTCGCGAATCTTGATAACGAAGGTCGCAGTGGTGGCGATGGGATTACCATTCTCGCACCCACGAAGGAACTAGTTGAACTTGCACACAAGACCGGCGATTTCAATGATTGTTCGTATGTACTGCTTTATCAGACCGCTGATCACAAAATCATCTTTGGTGGTGATTCGCACGACGAGACTTGGGGCCATATCCTCGAAAATCATCGTGAGTTGGTTGAGAATTGCGATGTGCTGATCGCGCCTCACCACGGAAGGAGCTCGGGTCGATCGTGGAAATTCCTAGATGTGCTCAAGCCGAAGCTTACTCTTTTTGGCACGGCAAAATCGGAGCATTTGGCATACGGGGCGTGGTACAACCGTAAGCTCGAATACATCACGAATAACCAAGCAGGGAATGTTGTTCTCGAAGTGGCCGACAACGGCGATCTCGATGTCTATGTTGAGAATTCAAATTTTGCCGCTAATCGGAATAGTCTTTTGAGTACCATAAAGAACGGCCAAGGCTATCACATGGTGACCTTCATAAAGTCTAAGACGACTGCAACGGGCGCCTAG
- a CDS encoding phage integrase family protein: protein MKTREVLPVDGTGSDFPNEAELAALRGWYAGLDARAAVSRYLGDRRQAGLSSRGILGRIRRQLVAFAVQRHREDLAGVFVDRPSKASADGVARAIEALRNEPMPTPAITDTLGVWFPPRIVAALHAHGVWTLADLTVRIPRRRRWWATIAGLGAAGARHIEAFFAAHPALAERARALIVAAPTGNIVPWEQLRVPHDVDGSHGQFRAPQAACLLNASNDYEAIQSWLALHESVATQRAYRKEAERLILWAIVERGRALSSLSTDDAIAYRGFLRKPTPRDRWVGPSRQRHSVEWRPFTGPLSARSAAYALNVLSALFRWLVEQRYVLANPFAGVKVKSQAQRAGLDVSRGFSEGEWLLIRTLAYGLERSYGWSIPAAQRLRFLLDFGYATGLRASELVSATLGDVRRDEHGNHWLHVLGKGGKLGKVALPSLARTALDQYLIQRGLPVTPSRWNPGTPLVGSLDEDGAGIESTRLWRVLRRFFVLVADAIQDERPATAEKQRRASPHWMRHTHASHALARGAELLMVRDNLRHASISTTSTYLHSDEVQRARQFDQAFAMDKFKR from the coding sequence ATGAAAACACGCGAGGTCCTTCCCGTCGACGGCACCGGTTCCGATTTCCCGAACGAAGCGGAGTTGGCGGCATTGCGCGGCTGGTACGCCGGCCTGGATGCACGGGCCGCCGTTTCCCGCTACCTGGGCGACCGCCGGCAAGCTGGTCTGTCGTCGCGCGGTATCCTCGGTCGTATTCGCCGGCAACTCGTCGCGTTCGCCGTACAGCGTCACCGAGAGGACCTGGCTGGCGTCTTTGTCGACCGCCCGTCGAAAGCGTCGGCCGATGGGGTGGCCCGTGCGATCGAAGCGCTGCGCAACGAGCCCATGCCGACGCCGGCGATCACCGACACGCTCGGAGTGTGGTTCCCACCGCGCATCGTTGCGGCGCTGCATGCACACGGTGTCTGGACGCTGGCCGATCTGACGGTGCGGATTCCGCGGCGGCGCCGTTGGTGGGCAACAATCGCAGGACTCGGCGCTGCTGGCGCGCGTCACATCGAGGCGTTCTTCGCCGCGCATCCGGCGCTGGCCGAACGGGCGCGAGCGCTGATTGTCGCTGCGCCGACCGGCAATATCGTGCCGTGGGAGCAACTGCGCGTGCCGCACGACGTTGACGGCTCACATGGGCAGTTCCGGGCACCGCAGGCCGCTTGCCTGTTGAACGCGTCGAACGACTACGAGGCGATCCAGTCCTGGCTAGCACTGCACGAGTCGGTTGCCACGCAGCGTGCCTATCGCAAGGAGGCGGAGCGGCTGATTCTGTGGGCGATCGTCGAGCGCGGCCGTGCGCTGTCGTCGCTGAGCACCGACGACGCAATCGCGTACCGGGGCTTCTTGCGAAAGCCGACGCCGCGCGACCGTTGGGTCGGCCCGTCTCGGCAACGGCACAGTGTCGAATGGCGACCGTTCACCGGCCCGCTCTCGGCGCGCTCAGCGGCATACGCACTGAACGTCCTATCGGCGCTGTTTCGCTGGCTGGTCGAACAGCGCTACGTGCTCGCGAATCCGTTCGCCGGCGTCAAGGTCAAGAGCCAAGCGCAGCGTGCGGGATTGGACGTGTCCCGCGGATTCTCGGAAGGCGAGTGGCTGCTGATCCGCACGCTCGCTTACGGCCTCGAGCGGTCATACGGCTGGAGTATACCGGCCGCGCAGCGTCTGCGGTTCCTGCTGGACTTTGGCTACGCCACCGGTCTGCGCGCGAGCGAATTAGTCAGTGCAACGCTCGGCGATGTCCGTCGCGACGAGCACGGTAATCATTGGCTGCATGTGCTCGGCAAGGGCGGCAAGCTGGGCAAGGTGGCGTTACCATCGCTCGCCCGGACCGCGCTTGATCAATATCTCATTCAGCGCGGGCTGCCGGTCACGCCGAGTCGATGGAACCCGGGGACACCGCTCGTGGGTAGCCTCGACGAAGACGGGGCCGGCATCGAAAGTACACGGCTTTGGCGTGTGCTGCGGCGGTTCTTCGTGCTGGTCGCCGACGCGATCCAGGACGAGCGGCCAGCGACGGCCGAGAAACAGCGCCGCGCAAGCCCCCATTGGATGCGGCACACGCATGCGTCGCACGCGCTAGCTCGCGGGGCTGAGTTGCTCATGGTCCGCGATAACCTGCGCCACGCGTCAATCTCGACGACGTCAACCTATCTGCATAGTGACGAGGTGCAGCGAGCCCGGCAGTTCGATCAGGCGTTCGCTATGGACAAATTCAAGCGCTAA